The nucleotide window GTCGCCAACCTGGCCTCCGCGCTGCCGGCACTGTTCCCCACCGCCAGCCGCTACGGTGCCATGGGCATCGCGTACAACTTCGCTGTCGCCATCTTCGGTGGCACGACGCCGTTCATCATTGCGGCGCTCATCGCGGGCACCGGCAACGACATGATGCCGGCCTACTACCTGATGGCCACCTCGTTCATCGGCGCGATCAGCATCTTCTGGCTCAAGGAATCGGCCAACCGCCCGCTGCCCGGCTCCATGCCGAGCGTGGACACGGTGGAAGAGGCCCACGAGCTCGTCGCCGGCCAGTTCGAGAACCCGCTGCTCGACCACGACGAGATGCCCTTCGACGCCACCTATGAGCCGCCGACCTCGTCGATGGACCTCACTGCGCTCAAGGCTGCCGAAGCCGACGAAGAGCCCGCCAAGGTCTAGCTCCACCCGCACCGCAGCTCCAACCGCACCGCAGCTCCACCCGCACCGCAGCTCCACCCGCACCGCCCCCTCCCGCTGTCCCGGAGGGTCCTCGATCCGAGGAACTGTGGCCGGTGCGGACAATTGCACCCCGCACACCGGGACCAATTGTCCGCACCGGCCACAGTTGTCTGGCTGGGCACGGATGGCTCGTCGTAGAATTCTCTGATGACCACCGAGCAACACCCGCAGAGCACGCCCGCCGATGCCGTCTCCCCTGATACCGTCTCAGCCGACGCCGCATCCGCAGCCGCCGCACCCGCTTCCGCTTCCGCCGCACCCGCGATCGACCCGCACGACCTCGAGGTTGCGCTGCGCGTTCTCGCGTCGCTGGCCACCATCGATCCCGACGACCCCGACTTCGTCACCGTGCGCCAGGCCACCGCCAAGATGTTCAAGTCGGTCAAGACCGTGCGCAGGCACGAGAAGCGCCAGCTGATCGCGGATGCCGACCGCGAGGTCATCGCGGCCACCGCCACGGGCGCCCCCACCCGCATCGACGACGAGACCATCGGCGCCCAGCTGCGGCTCGGCACCGACCGGGCCTCCGCCGGCGAGCTGCTCGTGCCGCGCGCCTGTTACATCTGCAAGCAGAAGTACACCCTGGTGGATGCGTTCTACCACCAGCTCTGCCCGAGCTGCGCGGCAATGAGCCACAGCAAGCGGGATGCCCGCACCGACCTCACCGGCCGACGCGCGCTGCTCACCGGCGGCCGCGCCAAGATCGGCATGTACATCGCCCTGCGGCTGCTCCGCGACGGCGCGCACACCACCATCACCACCCGGTTCCCCCGCGACGCTGTGCGCCGGTTCAGCGCCATGCCGGACTCCAAGGACTGGCTGCACCGCCTCCGGGTGGTGGGCATCGACCTGCGTGACCCGGCGCAGGTGATCGGCCTGGCCGACTCCGTCGCGGCGCAGGGACCGCTGGACATCCTGATCAACAACGCCGCCCAGACCGTGCGTCGCTCCCCCGGCTCGTACTCTCCGCTGGTGGAGGCCGAGTCGTCGCCGCTGCCGGAGGGCGAGCTGCCCGAGATCGTCTCGTTCGGGCACACCAACGACGCGCACCCCACCGCGCTGGCCGCCTCCGTGGCGAGCCACCCGATCCTCGCCGCCGCGGCCACCGGCGCGGCCCTCACGGCCGACGACCTCACCGCGCTGGCCCTGGCGCCCGGGTCCTCGTCGCTGGCCCGCCTGGCCGCCGGCACCGCGATCGACGCGGGCGGCCTGGTGCCCGACCTGCACGAGGAGAACAGCTGGACCGCCAACGTCGAAGATGTGGACCCGCTGGAGATGCTCGAGGTGCAGCTGTGCAACACCACGGCCCCGTTCCTGCTGGTGAGCCGGCTGCGCGCCTCAATGGCCGCATCCGACGCCCGGCGCACCTACATCGTGAACGTCTCGGCGATGGAAGGCGTGTTCGGCCGCGGTTACAAGGGCCCAGGCCACCCGCACACCAATATGGCCAAGGCCGCGCTGAACATGCTCACCCGCACCAGCGCCAAGGAAATGCTCTCGGACGGCATCCTGATGACCAGCGTCGACACCGGCTGGATCACCGACGAGCGCCCGCACCCGACCAAGATCCGCCTCGCCGAGGAGGGCTTCCATGCCCCGCTCGACCTGGTCGACGGTGCCGCGCGCGTCTACGACCCCATCGTGCGCGGCGAGCAGGGCGAAGACATCCACGGCGTCTTCCTCAAGGACTACAACCCCAGCACCTGGTAACTCGCGAGCCGTGAGGAAAGCCCCGAAAACTCACGATTTTCGGGGTAAAGCTCACGGCTCGCGAGAGATGCGCGGGAGAGATGCGCGGCACTCCCGGGCGCCTGACGGGAAGTGTCGGGGGTGGCCGTTAGGGTTTTGAGCGTGCAGACATCAACCGCGAAGATCGCCATCACCGACATCGCCTCGCTCTGTGTCTTCGACCTGGAGACAACCGGCGTCAACACCGACGAGGACCGCATCGTCACCTGCTTCATCGGCCGCGTCATGCGCGACGGCCAGGTGAACGGCTCGTACAGCTGGCTCGTCAACCCGGGAATCCCCATCCCGGAGGGCGCCTCCGCCATCCACGGCATCACCGACGAGGTCGCCCAGCGCGACGGGGTCGACCCGGCCACCGCGATCGCCGAGATGCTCACCGTGCTGCGCCGCAGCATCGCGGGCGGCCGCCCGATCGTGGCCTACAACGCCAGCTTCGACCTGTCCATGCTCAACGCCGAGGCCCGCCGCTACGGCCTGGAGCCGATCACCGACTTCGGTCCGGTGCTCGACCCCTACGTGATCGACAAGGCCATCGACAAGTACCGCAAGGGCAAGCGCACCCTGGTGGCCACCGCCGAATACTACGGCGTGCTGCTCGAGGGCGCCCACGACGCCGAGGCGGATGCCGTCGCCACGGGCCGGGTCTGCTGGGCCTTGCTGGCCAAGACCGAGGAGTCCGACCTGCACTCCCTGCACAACCGGCAGATCGACTGGGCGTTGGAACAAGCCGCGAGCTTCCAGTCCTACCTGCGCAAGTCCAAGGGCGACGACCTCATCGTGATCGACGGAGCCTGGCCTATCCGGGTCGGCAGCGACCGCGCCGTCGCCCCCGTTCCCGCCCTGTAGCCTGCGCTGTCGCCCACCCGGACGCCCGCCGGGTAGCCGGCACCGGGCCGGTCCCCGCGCCATCGGCTGATTCATGGCTAGGCTTGTTCTCTATGCGGAAGCGCCAGAAGCGCTCGCGCGAAACGAAGATGGAGAATACCGTTGCCCGGAGAAAACCTCACCAGGATCGAAGCCCAGGAGCGCGCGGCGCTCGTCACGGTGACCAGTTACGACGTCACCCTTGACCTGACGACCGGTCCCACGACCTTCGCCAGCACCACCACCGTCGCCTTCGGCGCCGTGGCCGGCAGTTCGACCTTCATCGACGCGATCACCGAGACCGTGCACAGCGTCACCCTCAACGGCGTCGAGCTCGACCCGGCCGTCGTCAGCGACGGCATCCGCATCCAGCTCGACGGCCTGCAAGCCTCGAACGTGCTCACCGTCGTCGCCGACGCCGCGTACACGAACACCGGCGAGGGCCTGCACCGCTTCGTCGACCCCGTCGACAACGAGGTCTACCTCTACAGCCAGTTCGAGGTACCCGACTCCCGCCGCGTCTTCGCGGTCTTCGAGCAGCCTGACCTCAAGGCCGTCTTCAGCTTCACGGTCACAGCGCCCGGCGCCTGGGAGGTCATCTCCAACTCGGCCACACCTGAGCCCACCGACGCCGGCGACGGCAACAAGACCTGGGCGTTCGCCCCCACCCACACCATTTCCAGCTACATCACCGCGCTCGTGGCCGGCCCGTACGCCGTGGTGCGCAGCGAGCTCACCTCCAGCGACGGCCGGGTCATCCCGCTGGGCCTGTTCAGCCGCAAGAGCCTGTTCGAGTACCTGGATGCCGACTACATCTTCGAGAAGACCCGGCAGGGCTTCGCGTACTACGAAGAGAAGTTCGACTTCCCCTACCCGTTCGACAAGTACGACCAGATGTTCGTGCCGGAGTTCAACGCCGGCGCGATGGAGAACGCAGGCGCGGTCACCTTCACCGAGACCTACGTCTTCCGCTCCAAGGTGACCGACGCCATCAAGGAACGCCGCGTCGTGACCATCCTGCACGAGCTGGCCCACATGTGGTTCGGCGACCTGGTCACCATGAAGTGGTGGAACGACCTGTGGCTGAACGAGTCGTTCGCCGAGTGGGCCTCTACCATCGCCACCGCAGAGGCCACCGAGTGGACCGAAGCGTGGACCACCTTCGCCGCGATGGAGAAGAGCTGGGCATACCGCCAGGACCAGCTGCCCTCCACCCACCCTGTTGTGGCCACCATCACCGACCTCGAAGACGTGCAGGTGAACTTCGACGGCATCACCTACGCCAAGGGCGGCTCGGTGCTCAAGCAGCTCGTCGCCTGGGTCGGCATCGACGCGTTCTTCACCGGCGTCGCCTCCTACTTCAAGAAGCACGCCTGGGGCAACACCGAGCTGCGCGACCTGCTCGTGGAGCTCGAGGCCGCGTCCGGCCGCGACCTCAGCGACTGGGCCGCCCTGTGGCTCGAGACTGCCGGCGTCAACACGCTGCGCCCGCAGATCGAGGTCGACGAGGCCGGTGTCATCACCGCGTTCGCCGTGCTGCAGACCGCCACGGCGGACTACCCCACCATCCGCCCGCACCGCCTGGCGATCGGGTTCTATGACCTCGTCGACGGCGCTCTGGTGCGCACCCACCGCGTCGAGCTCGACGTCGACGGCGCCCAGACGGATGTGCCGCAGCTCGTCGGCCGCACCCGCGCCGACCTGATCCTGCTCAACGATGACGACCTCGCCTACGCCAAGGTTCGCCTCGACCCCGCCTCGCACGCCGTGGCGCTCGAGCACCTCGCCGCGATCGAGAGCCCGCTCGCCCGTTCACTGGTCTGGGGTTCCGTCTGGGATGCCACCCGCGACGCCGAGACCTCCCCGCGCGACTTCGTCAAGCTGGTTCTGGGAAACATCGCCACCGAGACCGAGTCCACGACGTTGCGCACGGTTCTGGGTCAGGTGTCGCTCGCCGCGCAGTACTACGTGGCGCCGGAGCACCGCGACGCCACCGTCGCCGCCGTCGGTGACACGCTCTGGACCCTGGCCCAGGGCGCGGAGGCCGGCAGCGATGCCCAGTTCCAGTTCGTCAAGTTCTTCGCCTCCGTCGCCGAGACGCCGGCCCAGCTGGCTGCCATCGCGGGCCTCCGCACCGGCTCGTTCGCACTGCCGGGCCTGGAGATCGACACCGACCTGAGCTGGGAGCTGCTCGGCGCACTCGTCGCCGGCGGAGAGGCCGGAGCCGCGGAGATCGATGCGGCGCTGGCCGCCGACAACACCGCCACCGGCGCTCAGTCGGCCGCGAACGTGCGCGCCGCCATCCCCACCATCGAGGGCAAGCAGGCCGCCTGGTCGTCGCTCATCGATGTGGACACCGCACCGAACACCATCGTGCGGGTCACCGCGGCCGGGTTCCTGCGGGCGCACGACTCCAGCCTGCTCGAGCCGTTCGTGAGCCAGTACTTCGACGTTCTGCAGAAGGTCTGGGCCGAGCGGAGCTACTCCATCGCGGAGAAGCTCATCGTGGGCCTCTACCCGTCGCCGCTGTCGAACCAGGCCCTGGTGGACGCCACCCGCGCCTGGCTGGACGCCAACCAGGAGCCCGCCGCCCTGCGTCGCCTCGTGGTGGAAAACCTGGCCGGCGTGGAGCGTTCCCTCCGCGTGCAGGCCCGCGACAAGGAGTAACACCTCCCGACGCAGCCCAGCTGGCGCCGCACCGTTCCGCAAGGAACGTGCGGCGCCATCGTCGTTGTGCCTTCAGGAAGGCCGGAGTCGCCGCTCGGTAGACTGGGCGGGCTATGACATGGGACACATTCTTCACAACAGTCAACAAAGTTCTCGAGTGGGACATCGTCCAGATCGCCATCATCGTCATCTTCGCGTTCGCCGCGCGCTGGGTGCTGTTGTTTGTGATCCACCGGGTGGTCAACCAAATCGTCTCCGGGGTTAAGAAGACCCAAAACGTCGAAGACACCCAGGCGCTGAACGTCTCACCGCTCTCTGCTGTGCGCACCGTGCAACGCACCCGCACGCTCGGCTCGGTACTCACCAACATTGTGAACGTGGTCGTCGTTGTCGTGGCCGTGCTGCTGAGCGTGAATGCTATCGACACGAGTATCCTCACCTCGTTCGCCCTCCTCACCGCCGCCCTCGGCGCCGGCCTCGGTTTCGGCGCCCAGAACATCGTCAAGGACGTGCTCAACGGGCTGTTCATGGTGATGGAGGACCAGCTCGGCGTCGGCGACGTCGTGGACCTGGGACCGGCGACGGGTGTGGTCGAAGCCGTCGGCATCCGCATCACCCAGGTACGCGACGTGAACGGCACCCTCTGGTTCGTGCGCAACGGGGAGATCCTGCGGGTGGGCAACATGTCGCAGGGCTGGGCCCGCGTGATCATCGACCTCGCCGTGCCGTACAAGACCGATGTCGACGCCGTTCAGGCCGAGATGCTGCGCGTGGCCGTGGAGATGGCCACCAATACCAAGTGGCGCTCCCGGGTGCTGGAGAAGCCCGAGATCTGGGGCCTGGAGTCGATCTCCGAGGATGCCATTGTCATCCGCATCGTGATCAAGACCCGCACCACGGCCAAGGACGACGTGGCCCGCGAACTGCGCCTGCGGCTCAAGAAGGCGCTGGATGCCATGGGCGTGCAGCTGCCATCTTTGACCAGCATCGTGCTCACCGGCTTCGAGGGCGCCGCGAGCGTGCAGGGCGCCCGACCGCCACGCACCACCCCGCTTCCGGTGATCGCGCCGCCGGCGAAGAAGGCTCCGCGCAAGACCCGGGCCCAGAAGGCCGCAGAAGCTGCCGCAGCGGCCGCAGCCCCGGCCGCGCCGGCCGCGCCGCACCCGGCAACACCCCGGGCCGCCAAGGCCCCGACCGCGCCGGCCGGCTCGGCCAGCCCGGCGGCACCACAGGCCGCGGAGGCCGCCGTGCGTCCCACCACCCGCATCCCGTCGATCGCCCGCAACCAGGCGCCGCGCTCACCCCGCACCGTGCACCTGCCGGTTCAGGAAGCTGCGCCCGAGCCTGCGCCGTCGGACACGGCAGCCGAGACTGCAGCCGGAACGGCGGCGGAGTCGGCAGCCCCGCCCGTGAAGCCCGCCACGAAGCAGCCCGCCAAGCCCCGCACCC belongs to Cryobacterium sp. SO2 and includes:
- a CDS encoding SDR family oxidoreductase, with product MTTEQHPQSTPADAVSPDTVSADAASAAAAPASASAAPAIDPHDLEVALRVLASLATIDPDDPDFVTVRQATAKMFKSVKTVRRHEKRQLIADADREVIAATATGAPTRIDDETIGAQLRLGTDRASAGELLVPRACYICKQKYTLVDAFYHQLCPSCAAMSHSKRDARTDLTGRRALLTGGRAKIGMYIALRLLRDGAHTTITTRFPRDAVRRFSAMPDSKDWLHRLRVVGIDLRDPAQVIGLADSVAAQGPLDILINNAAQTVRRSPGSYSPLVEAESSPLPEGELPEIVSFGHTNDAHPTALAASVASHPILAAAATGAALTADDLTALALAPGSSSLARLAAGTAIDAGGLVPDLHEENSWTANVEDVDPLEMLEVQLCNTTAPFLLVSRLRASMAASDARRTYIVNVSAMEGVFGRGYKGPGHPHTNMAKAALNMLTRTSAKEMLSDGILMTSVDTGWITDERPHPTKIRLAEEGFHAPLDLVDGAARVYDPIVRGEQGEDIHGVFLKDYNPSTW
- the pepN gene encoding aminopeptidase N — protein: MPGENLTRIEAQERAALVTVTSYDVTLDLTTGPTTFASTTTVAFGAVAGSSTFIDAITETVHSVTLNGVELDPAVVSDGIRIQLDGLQASNVLTVVADAAYTNTGEGLHRFVDPVDNEVYLYSQFEVPDSRRVFAVFEQPDLKAVFSFTVTAPGAWEVISNSATPEPTDAGDGNKTWAFAPTHTISSYITALVAGPYAVVRSELTSSDGRVIPLGLFSRKSLFEYLDADYIFEKTRQGFAYYEEKFDFPYPFDKYDQMFVPEFNAGAMENAGAVTFTETYVFRSKVTDAIKERRVVTILHELAHMWFGDLVTMKWWNDLWLNESFAEWASTIATAEATEWTEAWTTFAAMEKSWAYRQDQLPSTHPVVATITDLEDVQVNFDGITYAKGGSVLKQLVAWVGIDAFFTGVASYFKKHAWGNTELRDLLVELEAASGRDLSDWAALWLETAGVNTLRPQIEVDEAGVITAFAVLQTATADYPTIRPHRLAIGFYDLVDGALVRTHRVELDVDGAQTDVPQLVGRTRADLILLNDDDLAYAKVRLDPASHAVALEHLAAIESPLARSLVWGSVWDATRDAETSPRDFVKLVLGNIATETESTTLRTVLGQVSLAAQYYVAPEHRDATVAAVGDTLWTLAQGAEAGSDAQFQFVKFFASVAETPAQLAAIAGLRTGSFALPGLEIDTDLSWELLGALVAGGEAGAAEIDAALAADNTATGAQSAANVRAAIPTIEGKQAAWSSLIDVDTAPNTIVRVTAAGFLRAHDSSLLEPFVSQYFDVLQKVWAERSYSIAEKLIVGLYPSPLSNQALVDATRAWLDANQEPAALRRLVVENLAGVERSLRVQARDKE
- a CDS encoding exonuclease domain-containing protein — encoded protein: MQTSTAKIAITDIASLCVFDLETTGVNTDEDRIVTCFIGRVMRDGQVNGSYSWLVNPGIPIPEGASAIHGITDEVAQRDGVDPATAIAEMLTVLRRSIAGGRPIVAYNASFDLSMLNAEARRYGLEPITDFGPVLDPYVIDKAIDKYRKGKRTLVATAEYYGVLLEGAHDAEADAVATGRVCWALLAKTEESDLHSLHNRQIDWALEQAASFQSYLRKSKGDDLIVIDGAWPIRVGSDRAVAPVPAL
- a CDS encoding mechanosensitive ion channel domain-containing protein, with translation MTWDTFFTTVNKVLEWDIVQIAIIVIFAFAARWVLLFVIHRVVNQIVSGVKKTQNVEDTQALNVSPLSAVRTVQRTRTLGSVLTNIVNVVVVVVAVLLSVNAIDTSILTSFALLTAALGAGLGFGAQNIVKDVLNGLFMVMEDQLGVGDVVDLGPATGVVEAVGIRITQVRDVNGTLWFVRNGEILRVGNMSQGWARVIIDLAVPYKTDVDAVQAEMLRVAVEMATNTKWRSRVLEKPEIWGLESISEDAIVIRIVIKTRTTAKDDVARELRLRLKKALDAMGVQLPSLTSIVLTGFEGAASVQGARPPRTTPLPVIAPPAKKAPRKTRAQKAAEAAAAAAAPAAPAAPHPATPRAAKAPTAPAGSASPAAPQAAEAAVRPTTRIPSIARNQAPRSPRTVHLPVQEAAPEPAPSDTAAETAAGTAAESAAPPVKPATKQPAKPRTRPIEKPAGASADAEAAPKTDPRPDQATPRDGDTND